One Branchiostoma floridae strain S238N-H82 chromosome 1, Bfl_VNyyK, whole genome shotgun sequence genomic region harbors:
- the LOC118414836 gene encoding mitochondrial import receptor subunit TOM40 homolog gives MGNVLAAGPGPTAGQGVPNLGAFPPPPPPTSAQGAAAGSPAPGQPEQKTDDKSTNPGTFDELHKKCKEVFPNPMEGCKLVVNKGISNHFQVNHTISLCAFGPSSYHFGATYVGTKQISPSEAYPVLLGDIDTSGSLNAQMIHQITNRIRTKAVVQTQQSKWAMVQLDADYRGDDYTASVTLGNPDFVNESGIVVAHYLQRITKRLSLGAELLYHHTQGQEAAIVTVAGRYTGDNWIATGNLGGAGCHASYYHQGNEYVQVGVEFEANLRAQESAVSLGYQLDVPKANMVFRGMLDSNWTVAAVLEKKLQPLPFTFMLSGMLNHTKNQARFGFGLLIG, from the exons ATGGGGAATGTTTTAGCAGCGGGTCCGGGCCCGACAGCGGGCCAGGGGGTTCCAAACCTCGGTGCCTtcccccctcctcctccccccACTTCTGCACAAGGTGCCGCTGCAGGGTCACCCGCGCCGGGACAGCCCGAACAGAAAACAGACGACAAATCAACCAACCCGGGAACATTCGATGAGCTACACAAGAAGTGCAAAG AAGTCTTCCCCAACCCGATGGAAGGATGTAAGCTGGTAGTGAACAAGGGCATCAGTAACCACTTCCAGGTCAACCACACCATCTCCCTGTGTGCGTTTGGGCCGTCCTCCTACCATTTCGGTGCCACGTACGTCGGTACCAAACAGATTAGTCCATCTGAG gCATACCCTGTCCTTCTGGGAGATATAGACACCTCTGGTAGTTTGAATGCCCAAATGATACATCAGATCACAAATAGAATTCGTACAAAAGCTGTGGTCCAG ACACAACAATCCAAGTGGGCTATGGTCCAGCTGGATGCAGACTACAGAGGGGACGACTACACGGCGAGTGTAACGTTGGGAAACCCCGACTTTGTGAACGAGAGCGGCATCGTGGTGGCACACTACTTACAGCGGATAACCAAGAGGTTATCGCTGGGCGCTGAGCTGCTGTACCACCACACCCAGGGCCAGGAGGCTGCCATTGTTACTGTAGCAGGCAGATACACAG GTGATAACTGGATAGCCACAGGTAACCTGGGTGGAGCTGGGTGCCATGCAAGCTACTATCATCAAG GTAACGAGTATGTGCAGGTTGGTGTGGAGTTTGAGGCGAACCTCAGGGCGCAGGAGAGCGCAGTCAGTCTGGGCTACCAGCTGGATGTACCCAAGGCAAATATGGTGTTCAGAG GAATGTTGGATAGTAACTGGACAGTAGCAGCCGTCTTGGAGAAAAAGCTGCAGCCCCTCCCCTTCACCTTTATGCTCAGCGGCATGCTCAACCACACAAAGAACCAGGCTCGCTTCGGCTTTGGGTTACTCATAGGCTAA